The stretch of DNA GGAACTATTAAGCAAAACTTCATTATTCAAGTTCATCAATTCATGGGTATTTACGTATAACAATTCAAAGGTATCCTCTATATTTTTCCCTTTTCTAAATCTCTTGATGCAAAGCTGAGTTCCACACCCGACCTCATTGTGAACGCTGTCATATAGCTGATTTCAACCGCATCCTCCGACAGCCGTTCCAAATGACCGATGAGTTGCGTCGTAACAAGCTCAAGCCTACTCATCCTCGACCTCGATGAGATAGATCCGTTCGTTGAAAGCCCCCCGCTCTTCCGCTTTCTTTTCACGGATCATGTCGAGCTGGTGGGGTGTCGCGCCGTGGGCTGCCGCTGCTGCATAGATCAGTTCCAGCATGTCCGCCAGCTCCTCCACTGCCGCCACAGCATGATCAGCTGCAAGGTATTCCTCAAGCTCCTCTCCTAACTTCGTCCGCAATTCCTCCATATACTCTTCGTCGCCCAGAATCCGCAGGGATAGCCGCTTTCCGCTTTTTTCAATGATTTCCGGGATACGGTCCCGGACGAGTTTGTTATATACTGGCATATTATTAGCCGCCTCCGTTTCAATTTTCGCTCCACTTGCTTGAATCAATTATCATTATAAGACTTTCCAATACATTTACAAAGGATGGGAGAATGGCACAGCGTGAAATTTTTTCCGGCAGGTAATTTTGATATAATATTCTATAATTCTTATTATGAAAAAGTTAAATTATCTTCCCGTTTTCATGGAATTACATTGTTATTTATTAATAAAGAATTTATTCAAAACAATGTAATGCTTCCAAGTTTTTTTCATTCGCCCTGTATCCTTTTCCAAAAAGGGAGACTATCTATTGAGTAACATATAGTATTACTTTGTTGGAGGGAAAGTCATGAATCTACTGATCAACAAGCCACAACGTCGGAAACCGTCCTGTGCATCTCTCTGGGACGATGTATCACAAGAGCTGTCCAAATTGCCCCGTCCATCGGTGCAATTTGTCACCTAGGAAGAGGGCAAGATGCCCCATGTCATCAGGTCAAACTGCCCCCACCAATAACTAAAGACTTTAAGAATTATTAAATAATACTAGATTGTCGAGACAAGTCTCGCCCCCATCCTAGAAATGACTTACAGTTCAATGTCAAAAAAACGAACATGAGTAAACTAAAAAACAAGTTAACCTTTATCAGATTAACCTGTTTCGTACAGGGTATTATTAGTCCTTTTTCCGAAAGGTGCTAGGCATGATGACAAGCTCTACTGTCCCTCGGGCGCAGAGGGTGTCCTCAGCGTACATTTCGGTCTCGACCTTCCATCTTTTCGGGTGGATTTCTTCGACAGTTCCTACGGCTTTTAACAGAACCCCTTGAGGAGTCGGTTTCAAGTATTCCACATTGAGGGAAGCCGTGACAAATCGTGGTGGTTCGGACCCGTCGCCAATTTCGTTCCCGTTTTTACGGTGCAACGCTAGCGCGGCAGATCCTGATCCATGGCAATCAATGAAAGAGGCGATTAAGCCCCCATAGATGAATCCTGGAATCCCTCCCGAGTATTTTGAATCCGGCGCAAAGTAGGTGACCGTCTTGTCTCCATCCCAGCCAGTCCGCAGGTGGTGGCCCTCTTCATTCAGTCGGCCACATCCATAGCAATGAGCGAAGTCATCCGGATAAATATCTTGAATTGCTGTTTCTACAGCTCGTTTTTCCATTTGTCGACCTCCTTAAAGTCTCGTAAATAGACCATCAATCAACTCTCGAGCGAGCGCTCAATCACTACGATGTCTAAAGTATAACTTGGTGTTTTCTTTTTTTCAACAAAAGTTAGAATATTTACTCTGAATTGAATGGAGAATTTCCATTAGAAATAAAAAAACACTCACAGCTAGTCGTGAGTGTCTGGCAACAGGACTGCATGCTGCTCCTTACCTGAAAAATGCCTTGTCTATATTATATTTCGACTTGAGCTCATTGATTAGATACGTTTCGTAAATTTCCCGATGGACCGGGTCTTCCACAACATACGCCTCAATTTTGGTGACTTCATCCCGGTGATTTTTAATCGGGGATACCGTATCCTCAAAATGTTTTTTAATTCTCGGTCTGAGCTTCCTTGCTTTCCCGACGAATAAGAGGTCCTGGTTTTTATTATAGAACATGAAAATGCCGCCTTTGTCCCGGGGAATCGAATGGAAATCCGGAAACCCGTACATACCGCTTTCTTCCGGGTCGTCCCGTTTCGTTATAGTGACCGATGGATCTGGAATGGTTATGTTTATCAATGACGTTCCTCCTTCAATTTCTTCCTAAATCTTATCATACCTTGAAATGGGATACTTACTTAATTGTGATGCGGTTGCCCACTTAAGCGAAGTGGGAGGTAAGTGCTGTTTTTCTGATTAAAGTTTATAATACAAATTAAGGTGGTGATTGCATGCTAAGCAATGACATTAAAGAACAACTTATAGAAAAATTAAAACAACAGGTGAATCCTGATTTTATCATCCTTTTTGGTTCTTTCGCAAAAGGGACCGTACATGAGGAAAGTGACGTAGATCTCGCTTATTTCAGCGACAAGCAGCTATCGTCTTATGATCAGTTCATCCTTGCAGGAGAGCTTGCCCTCATTTGCGGGCGGGAGGTGGATGTTGTCAATATTCGAGAAATCGATACGGTATTCACCATGCAAATTTTTGAGCAAGGAACACCTATTTACATCCAAGACGAGGGTGAATACATCCGGCAAAGGATGAAAGCGTACAGCATGTATGCGACATTGAACGAGCAGCGCGCACCCATTCTTGAGGCGATTAAGAAACGAGGAAGTGTGTTTGATGAATGATGTTATTTTGAATAAAGTAACAACGATTGAACGTTGTGTGAAAAGGATTCAGGAAGTGTACGAAGACAAGCCTGAGAATTTATCCGATTTCACAAAGCAGGACAGCATCGTTTTAAACATTCAACGCGCCTGCGAAGCAAGTATCGACCTTGCGATGCACGTAGTAAGCGAGAAAAAACTTGGTGTGCCAAAAGCGAGCCGGGAAGCATTTCAATTCCTTGAAGAGGCAAAAATAATTGATTCTTCACTTGCAAAAACATTAATGAATATGGTCGGATTTCGAAATATTGCTGTCCATGACTACCAAGCACTAAAGCCCGATATTTTACAAGCAATTTTAGACAAGCATATTAATGATTTTAAGGCGTTTACGAAGGTGATTTTGCAGTTGGAAAATTGAGATCTCAGAAAAACTCATGATTCTCCAACCTCTTGCAATGGACAGAGGCAGAGACGAATTATGCCTATTCAAGAGAGAAGGGCATTCTTGAATAGGCTTTTTAGGGTTTGATTATTGTCTAAAAGATAGTCTAAACCTTTCTGTAAATGATGACATACTTCAATATTCCCATCATTTGTGAGAACAGCCTTTCGTTCATCCGTATTAGATCTGCAAAATAGAAAGAATATCATCATTTTCACAGGTTTGCGCCAACTTCCTTGCTGTCTTCCCGGTGTGATCTTCAGCATGAATGTCTGCACCATAATGTAATAGTATTTCCACAGCGGCAGCATTTTGGGTTTGGATCGCCCTGTGCAGAACCGTTTGTTTATACTGATTTCTACCTTCAATCGCAGCCCCGTGTTCTAGAAGAAATTTGATGCCGACCACATTATTGGCGTCCGCAAAGCTATGCAGCGGAGGGAACGGTTTTCCTTCCTGATTCAAGTCGCAGCCCATTTTTAGAATGTCTTCCAGCAGCGCTTCATCCTGACAACGAAGGGCAATCCCAAAACCTTTCTTTTTTACCTCTTTCTCGTAAACATCCGGAAAATGAGAATGGATATAATTCACGATATCACTGGAATATTGAAATGCGATTTCGAGAGGCGTTTGGGCCAAAGCGCGCTTCCCGACATTTGCCCCCTCTTCAGCAAGCAGTTGAAATGCCTCTACATTATCGTGCTTACTACAAAATTGCAGCGGCGTACCGCTATATTTCAAAACCTTGTCCAACTGGGACTTTTTCGCATTGGGGACGAGTTCCCTAATCCGCTCGATGTCATTCAGATAGCAAGCAAAAACTAATGTTTGTTTAATTTTTTCAGCTTTTAATGATTCCCGCAAGACCTCCTTTCTTTCCTCCTCCGCGGGCTCCAAATTATATCTTTGGAAATTGAGCAGCTCAAAGAGATCCGCATCAAATAACTCAGGATTTATATCTTTCACCACGCCATGGTCAACCAATGCACCCGCATCTGCTTTGATACAAAGGATGCCTTGTCCCCGCATTAAAGTCTGAATCGTATCGACATACTTGTTAAAGAGAGCAACCGCAATGTCTCCATCATATGAAGCTTCATTTTCAACGATTGTAAAATATCCGCTCGTAAACGAGTTCTCAGTCCCTGAAATGAAGTACGTATACGTTTTTTCCTGTAACATTGGCTCATTGATAATAGCTTCTACTAAATCTTCAAGGTTATTCATAAGTCCACCTTCCTCTATTAAGAACAAACAGACCGCCACCGGGCAAGTACACCCCTTTTAAAAATAAAAGAAATGAAAATGCCTGGCAAATGGCATTTTCATTAATGAGCAAGTACTGAGTTAAGCGGGAAGTTATCCCCGCATTGAAATTTTCTCTTCGTACATTGTTCGATCTGCCACTTCCAGGATTTCCTCTACAGTGGTCAGCATGCCGGGCTCATAATAGGCGATTCCATGGCTTGCTGAAAGTTCATAGGTCTTTTCCCCCGACAGATTAAAACGATGAAACTCTCGTGCAATATCCATCCATGTCGCTTCCACTTTCTCTTTATTTTTCCCAAAGAAAACGATGATAAATTCGTCACCGCCCATTCGGAATAGCACATCGCCGGATTCAATATTACGATTGTAAGCCCGAAATATAAAAAGAACGCCCATGAGGCGCACAGCACAAATAGCCCTGGCATTCGAGTTTTTTCGAATGCAGGGCTATTTTCTTCCGCATGAAAGACGGATGGTCTTTGACCAAGGCAAATAATTGTCCAACAGGTCGGGGTCCTGCTGAAAGTTCAAATTCGGTAGCTCAGTAAACAGCTTTTGCAGATAGGTGTAAAAATCAATTCCATGGATCTTCGCTGTTTCGGCAAGAGATAGGCAGATGGCATTCGCTTGCGCACCCGCTTCACTCACGGAGAATAACCAATTTTTACGTCCGATGACGTTCGGTCGGATGGCATTCTCAGCGGGATTGTTGTCGATCTCGAGCCGGCCGTCCTTCAGGAATGCCCGTAGCCCTTCCGCCCGGTTCAGTGTATACTCCGCTGCTGTCGCAAGCGCACTTTTCCCATAGAAAGGAGATTGCTCTACCCACTGAAGGAATTCCTCGACAATTGGTTTGGAGTGCTTGTTCCGCGCCTTTCGTCGTTTGCCCGGAGGCAAATTCCTGAACTTCCGCTCCAGATGATAAAGGCGGTCGCAATACTCCACGCCCATTCGGCCATTCTTGCTGTCGGCCTTGAGCCAATACCGGCGCACGTGTGCCCAACAGTGGGAGAATGTAATACCTTCCAGATTGCCATAAGCAGAATAACCATCACAAATGATGGTCCCTTTGTATCCCTGAATGAAGTTTTTGAGCACTTCACGAGAACGAGATAGGGAACTCTGAAAAAGGACCATGACAGGTCCTTGACTCGGTACAGTCCGACACACCCAATTATAGGCTTTCGACTGACCAGATTTCCCATCCGACCTGAGAATGACTTGAGCGTATGTTTCATCGACATGAAGAACGTTTTTGCACGTCAACAGATCTTTCATCCGCTCGTATATAGGCGACAACCATTTATCCGCTACGGAGATCACCCAATTGGACAGGTTCTTGTCGTTGGTCATCAGTCCGTAGCGTTCCCATTCCTTTACCTGCCGGTAAAGGGGCAGGTATTGGATGAATTTATCGTAGATGGCTTTGGCCAATACGCTGGGACCTGCGATGCTCCGTTGAATGGCCGGCTGAGGCGCCTTGCCGCGGACGATTTGTGCAGGTAGGGATACATCGTTTTTACAGTGGATACATTCATAGGCGTGTTCCATATGCTGTACTTTTTTCATTGTCGCCGGGATGAATAGGGCTTCTTCCCGCACAATGGTCCCACCGATCTCCGTCATTTGACGATGGCAGCAGGCGCATTCGGTGTGTTCCGGATGATGATGGATGACTTCCGTTTCGATGTCTTCCCGCAGAATATCATTCCGCTTTTTCCGTTGGGCTTTCCGGACAACAGTGTAGGAAATCGTCTGTTGGCTTTGTTCCTCTGTGTGCTCAGAGTCAGGAAAAGACGAATCATCCTCAAACAGGGATCCTTGCCCGTCGGGCGCATTGTATTTGGATTTCTCCGTCTTGGATCCGTACAAAAGCTTGGTCAGATTCTGCACTTGTTGGGTGAGCGATTCAATCTGGCGGCTGAGCTTTTGGTTCTGCTGATTCGAAACGGCCAATTGCTCCTCCAATAATTGAATGACCTTTTCGGTTGAAGATTCGTTTGCCATATCGCTCACCACTTTCCGTTCCGTTTTATTTCTTCTATTATAACGGGTTCGAGGAGCGGATGAAAGATGAATATTAGAACGCGCCTTTCAGCGATGGCTGAATCGCTTTCGGCTGTTGAATGGACAAACCTTCGAGCAGCCAGCGAAGCTCCTGCTGGGTCAGATTCTTTACTTCCTGTTCATTTCTTGGCCATTGAAGCTTTCCGCTGTCCAGCCGCTTATACAGCATCGCGAAGCCGTCGCCGTCGAAATACAGACATTTGTATCGGTCCTTCTTCCAACCGGCGAACAGGAAGATGGAATCGCTATAGGGATCCAGCTCGAAGGAATCTTGGATCAGTGTAGCCAATCCATCAATCCCTTTTCGCATATCGGTCTTCCCGCAAATGATATAGATATTTTGGACTTGGGTGTAGTCCTGCCTCATCGGTTGATCAGCTCCCTTATGACGGTCTGGATGAGGCGATCCTCCACACCATTCTGGAAGGTGACTTCGGCATGACCGAAATGGACGGTACATGAGCCGGGGGACTTGGAAGAAACGGCCGGTAGGCTGTCATTTGATGCGGGATACAGTGTAACGGGGACGATGGTCAAAGGTTTTTGTGGCATGGGGAAAGCACCTCCTTCAAGTTGATACCTTGATCATACTAGAAGATGCTTTGTAAAAATATGCGTTGTTTGATTGGGGGCTTACTTACGATTGATTTCGCAGCTTGTCTTGATGAGATCGTCTCCAGCCGAGTGACCGAAAAAGCCAGAAGGATTCGATGTAGTCCTTCTGGCTTTTCTATTTTGTTTCATCAATAACCCAAAATAGTAAAGGCTTACGGCAAGAATCCGATTTCAATTTCAACACCCGCTTCGGATAAGAATTACCACCTTACCTACAATAACTTTGCCCCTATTTGTGATACGGTTCCCCGTGGTGATTTAAAGGTAACGAAGGTTTAAAAACCGATAATAAAAAGAGAGGAACTCCTCTCTTTTTTTAGTCAAATAAATACAGTACAGCCATGTCACTTTCAGACTGAATTTCATTTATTTCTTTAAAGTCCTCCGCATCAAATTGATGGACTTGCAGATCAAGTAATTGCAATATATATTCAGCTAATATATCTTTTGCATTCCTATTGGGATTTTTAGGTTGGTAGTTGTATATACGATTTATGCTTGCTGAAAATAAATCTGCAACTTGCAAAAACCTCTCCAGTTCCGATTCCATTGGAACGTATGAGTTCAATTTTAAATTATCTTCATAATTGGCTTTTAAACTATCAGATATTTTTTGGGATATCTGCTCAATGTGGAATCGGCTTTCATTACCTTCCTTATCTTTTATATAGCTAATTTGTTTAGGAAACGAAATTCTCCCTGTTTCTACTTCGTGATTTATTCCCATTCGAAGCAACTGATAGAATAATTCCTCCAACAACCCTTTCTGAAGGTCCCTACCTAACTTTCTTTTGTTGACCCCTATCGCTTTAAAACTAATCATATCCCCGCTTCCAATAATTTTATCGAAAAAGGCTTTATAAACTTCGATATCCGAACCATCATTCTTCAACTTCGTAAAATGGAACTCTTTGGGTAAAGTGGAATACTTTTCTTTAGCTTCATGCAACCAATCCATTAAGTGTACTTTCAATTTTCCTTCTCGCCCTGGGTCTAAAATCCAAAACCCTCCTACAATTAAGTAGTCATCTGTCTTCCCTGTTTCATCCGCATAGATACTTATGGAAGGTAATTCTGGTTTTGTAGCAATTTGAAACTCACTCTCTATTTTTGCCAAATCTCTACGTTTCTGTCTTATTTTATTATCCGTTGGCAAAAAAAGTTTGAATTCATTTTGGATTTTCGCTCTGGCCCTTGCAATTGTAGTTAAACGTTCGTATTCAAATAACTTTTTATGCGTTACACTTGAACCAGAATGTCCCTCGAATATTTCCCAATATCTTAACATTAAAGCAACATCTGAATTTCTTGTTTCGTCGAAGCGATTTAATATTGATGCCACCTTTTGGCTTACATTTTTCACTTCCCCACTTTGCACTGCTTGCCAAAGTGCTACGGCTTTTTTTCTTCTTTCCTCTTCCTTAGCCTCATCTATTTCTTCCTCAGGATTATCCTCTTCCTCCATAAGTTCCTCTTCAATTTCTGCGACCAATCTTTCCATTTCACCCATATTACCACTCCGTTCAAAGTTTAGTAAAACAAGCAAAAATTCTATTGATAGGCATATATGAATATTTCATTTTGATTCCCTTATAATATATCAACTATAATCACAAGGAGGTGTACCGATGAACAAAGACAATTTCCCTACAATGAGTAGCAAACAACGGGTAAAAATCGTCAACGGCCTACTCAAAAAGGAAGGTTCTGATTTACAAAAGGTGGCGGATGATCTTGGAATGAAATACTCAACCTTTACCAAACTGATGCAGGAGGATGATTATGTCTATATCAAATGAGACAATCAATACTACAAGTTCGTTCGGAATGAGAATCAATTGACTAATGTTCAGCCAACGAAAGACGATGAGTTAGCCTATTTGAAAGCCAATTTTACCGTTCTACAGTCATTGATTGAGCGACATAAGGACAATAATGACTTCCTGCTGGACAAGCGTATTTTTCACCCTTCCTCCAAAATTGCCACGAAAAACTTCCGCATTTCAGACGATCTCTACAAGCAGTTTGTAAAAACATGTGATGAGCATCTTCCCCACCTAAAAATCCAAGATATTATCGCCCAACTTCTGCTGAGTTTTGTAGATCAATACCTTTCACAAACTAAATAACTATACAAAAAAGGCAGTCCTGTACCGCAAAAATACTGTAGGAACTGCCTTTTGTTGTGTTTATCTGGTTGTGTAGACTTGGCTGTTTATAGCTCCTTCACAATCTCTTCGTCCAAAATTGCCTTCCTTCTTTCCCAGTCGGGCATAAGGGCATAGAGCATGTTGTAGAAGCTGTCGCTGTGGTTGTTGTATTTAAAGTGTATCATTTCGTGCAGGATGACGTATTCAATACAGTGTTTTGGGGCTTTAATTAGCTCCGAATTAAGTAAAATGGTGTTTGATTCGACCAAAGCGGAACCCCAACGTGCCTTCATGACTCGCATGTCAATGATAGGCTTTTCAACACCGTACTTTTCAACAAGCGGGTACAACTTATCCAAAAGTTGCTGAAATGTACGATTTGCCTTTTCACGATACCACTCGTCCATTAGTTTTGCTTTCCTGCCGACGTTATGTCGGTCTTTCACAATTAAGTAAATAAAACCCCTAAAATATTTTACTACTTCCTCTTCCGCTTCCTGTACCTTTAAACGGTACTGCTTGCCAAGATACTTAAATGACTCACCACTTACATACTCACGATCACTTTGCTGATAGGGTTGAACCTCTTCAAACTGCTTCACTTGTTTCGTAATCCAAGGTCCCTTTCCTTTGACAAAATCATAGATAAAGTTAAGGGGAACAGCATCATTTGCAGAAACAGTTATAGTCATATCTGGTTTGATATTTAGATTGACGTTCTTGACGTTTTTTCTTTCCAGTTCGAATTCTATCCACTTTGATCCATATTGGACTTGGTGCATTTCCATTTGTTGTTCACGTCCTTAATAACGTCTAAGTGCTACCGTTTTAATTTGCTCAATGATCTTATCTGCCTGATCCAAGTTAATATCTACTTGATGTTCCTTAGAAAAGTCATATAATAAGTCGTCCAATTCCTGAGCAATCCGATTATGCACTTCTAAATTATCGTGCCAATCCCTCTTTGTATATTCACGAATGATCTCATCCATTTTCAAAGCCAGCTCACCCATTGTGTCGTAACTGACGGTATTTTCATGTACTTCGCTAAGAAGATCCTTTGTCACGCCATAAAAAGCTTGTGCATTGGTATTTTCCTTAATAACACCAGGGTAATCATCGGTAGGTTCCCCACGACGGTACTCTTCCATAATGCTTTTCATCAAATTTAAATACTCGGCTTCCGAAATCCGCTTGTCCTTATATGCCTGAATCGCTTCTTGAATTCGTTCGGAAAAACGTTTGTAGTAAGCAGGGTTTTCATCCCATTTCGTATTGACACTTTTCGTTAAGCGTGTCCGAATGGCATCTGCTTTTGCACGTTTTGAGCCAAGGCGCTCAATTTCTTCTTCAAATTGTTTTTCATTGAGAATGTCAACGGGATTCGTAATACGAATAACTTCTTCTGCTGAAATATAGTTATCCATCAACTTCTGCATTTTCGCTTCGTATTCCTTATGGTCAATCGTATCGGAATAACGGAGCTTGACACTTTTTCGAAGCTCTTGATAGAACTTCAAATCCTTTTTGTATGTTTGAAGCTCTTCAGGTGGAAGGGCATTGTACACTTTCTCCGACTCCAATGCAATACCGACATTTCGTCCGAATTTACTAAGGACATCATAAAATGCATTTCGACGTTCTTCATCCTCAAGGGATACTTCATATTCTTCAATATCCCTCTTATTACGAATGGATGTAAACATTTGCAACAAATCGGAATGCGTTTGACGAAGCTGACCGATAATACTAATCACATCGTAAATCGCCCCTTTTAAATCATTCGGATCAAAGTTTTCAAGCCCCGCCCCCGAATACATTTCAAGTGCCTCATCCAACTTTTCAAGCAATCCACGATAGTCGATAATTAACCCATAATCTTTTCCTTCATACAGGCGATTGACCCTTGCAATAGCTTGTAGAAGCGTGTGTTCCTTCATGGGCTTATCTATATACAAAACCGTTGCTCTTGGTGCGTCAAAGCCTGTTAGGAGCTTATCAACGACAATTAAAAGATCAATGTCATCTCCATGAATGAATTCTTCTTTAATGGCATCTTCATATACTTCAGGCGTACCGTAACGATCCATCATCTTTTTCCAATAGGCCTGAATTTTGTCTTTCGACTCCCCGTCAACGGAATCATGTCCTTCCCGCTGATCGGGTGGTGAAATGACTACGGCACAGTTCAAGTCTTCGAGGTCTTCAAAAGCTTCTAAGTATCGTATGGCTTCAATTTTACTATTCGTCGCCAACATTCCTTTGAACTGACTGCCTTGCGTCTTATAGTTATTCAAGAAATGCTGATTAATATCAAAAGCGATCATGGTAATCCGCTGATTTGAAGAAGCAATTCGTTCAAAGTGGCTCCACTTCTTCATCACTTCTTGTTTTTGTTCGTCATTCAAATGACGAGTAATCATTTCCAACCGACTATCAATTGCCTTTTGATTAACCGTTTGATCGACCATTTTCCCTTCATATAAAAGAGGAACAATTGCTTTATCTTTAACACCATCCGCAATTGTATAGGTATGGATAAGCTTCCCGAATTTGATCATCGTACTTTTTTCTTTTTTCATGAGAGGTGTCCCTGTAAATCCAAGATAACATGCATTCGGGAACACTTTTTTCATTTTGATGTGAAGCTCACCGTACTGTGAGCGGTGCGATTCATCAACGAGAATGAAAATATCTTTTGATTCAATTGGTTTCTGTATCGTTGCGGCCGTATCAAATTTATGGACAAGTGTCGTGACAATATCAACATTTCCATCGTTAATCAGTTCAACAAGGTGGCTTCCCTTTGTCGCACGACTTGCTTTAAGCCTTGTATGATTAAACGTGCTATGGATTTGCTTGTCCAGTTCAACACGGTCAGTGACAACGATTACCTGAGGGTTAAATTCTTTTAACTCCGAAAGCACATACTTCGCAAGCATGACCATTGTTAAACTTTTCCCCGAACCTTGTGTATGCCAAATGACACCTGATTGCCGATTGCCATTTTCATCTCGGATCTCAATTGTTTTCAAAATTTCCTTTATAGCAAAGTATTGCTGGTAGCGGGTCACTTTCTTCACATCTTTATCAAATAGCGTGAAAAACTGCGTTAGTTCAAGCAAACGTTCAGGATGGAATAACGAGATAATGTTTTTATCCTGCATCGTCGGCAGGCGACCATGAACCGTTTTAACCAACCATCCTTGCAACCATTCTTCTTGTTCTTCTTTCCAAATTGACCA from Bacillus sp. OxB-1 encodes:
- a CDS encoding M48 family metallopeptidase; amino-acid sequence: MEMHQVQYGSKWIEFELERKNVKNVNLNIKPDMTITVSANDAVPLNFIYDFVKGKGPWITKQVKQFEEVQPYQQSDREYVSGESFKYLGKQYRLKVQEAEEEVVKYFRGFIYLIVKDRHNVGRKAKLMDEWYREKANRTFQQLLDKLYPLVEKYGVEKPIIDMRVMKARWGSALVESNTILLNSELIKAPKHCIEYVILHEMIHFKYNNHSDSFYNMLYALMPDWERRKAILDEEIVKEL
- a CDS encoding PaaI family thioesterase is translated as MEKRAVETAIQDIYPDDFAHCYGCGRLNEEGHHLRTGWDGDKTVTYFAPDSKYSGGIPGFIYGGLIASFIDCHGSGSAALALHRKNGNEIGDGSEPPRFVTASLNVEYLKPTPQGVLLKAVGTVEEIHPKRWKVETEMYAEDTLCARGTVELVIMPSTFRKKD
- the tnpB gene encoding IS66 family insertion sequence element accessory protein TnpB (TnpB, as the term is used for proteins encoded by IS66 family insertion elements, is considered an accessory protein, since TnpC, encoded by a neighboring gene, is a DDE family transposase.), yielding MRQDYTQVQNIYIICGKTDMRKGIDGLATLIQDSFELDPYSDSIFLFAGWKKDRYKCLYFDGDGFAMLYKRLDSGKLQWPRNEQEVKNLTQQELRWLLEGLSIQQPKAIQPSLKGAF
- a CDS encoding DUF3800 domain-containing protein; amino-acid sequence: MGEMERLVAEIEEELMEEEDNPEEEIDEAKEEERRKKAVALWQAVQSGEVKNVSQKVASILNRFDETRNSDVALMLRYWEIFEGHSGSSVTHKKLFEYERLTTIARARAKIQNEFKLFLPTDNKIRQKRRDLAKIESEFQIATKPELPSISIYADETGKTDDYLIVGGFWILDPGREGKLKVHLMDWLHEAKEKYSTLPKEFHFTKLKNDGSDIEVYKAFFDKIIGSGDMISFKAIGVNKRKLGRDLQKGLLEELFYQLLRMGINHEVETGRISFPKQISYIKDKEGNESRFHIEQISQKISDSLKANYEDNLKLNSYVPMESELERFLQVADLFSASINRIYNYQPKNPNRNAKDILAEYILQLLDLQVHQFDAEDFKEINEIQSESDMAVLYLFD
- a CDS encoding nucleoside triphosphate pyrophosphohydrolase, with translation MPVYNKLVRDRIPEIIEKSGKRLSLRILGDEEYMEELRTKLGEELEEYLAADHAVAAVEELADMLELIYAAAAAHGATPHQLDMIREKKAEERGAFNERIYLIEVEDE
- the tnpC gene encoding IS66 family transposase, which codes for MANESSTEKVIQLLEEQLAVSNQQNQKLSRQIESLTQQVQNLTKLLYGSKTEKSKYNAPDGQGSLFEDDSSFPDSEHTEEQSQQTISYTVVRKAQRKKRNDILREDIETEVIHHHPEHTECACCHRQMTEIGGTIVREEALFIPATMKKVQHMEHAYECIHCKNDVSLPAQIVRGKAPQPAIQRSIAGPSVLAKAIYDKFIQYLPLYRQVKEWERYGLMTNDKNLSNWVISVADKWLSPIYERMKDLLTCKNVLHVDETYAQVILRSDGKSGQSKAYNWVCRTVPSQGPVMVLFQSSLSRSREVLKNFIQGYKGTIICDGYSAYGNLEGITFSHCWAHVRRYWLKADSKNGRMGVEYCDRLYHLERKFRNLPPGKRRKARNKHSKPIVEEFLQWVEQSPFYGKSALATAAEYTLNRAEGLRAFLKDGRLEIDNNPAENAIRPNVIGRKNWLFSVSEAGAQANAICLSLAETAKIHGIDFYTYLQKLFTELPNLNFQQDPDLLDNYLPWSKTIRLSCGRK
- the mntA gene encoding type VII toxin-antitoxin system MntA family adenylyltransferase antitoxin; translated protein: MLSNDIKEQLIEKLKQQVNPDFIILFGSFAKGTVHEESDVDLAYFSDKQLSSYDQFILAGELALICGREVDVVNIREIDTVFTMQIFEQGTPIYIQDEGEYIRQRMKAYSMYATLNEQRAPILEAIKKRGSVFDE
- the hepT gene encoding type VII toxin-antitoxin system HepT family RNase toxin — its product is MMNDVILNKVTTIERCVKRIQEVYEDKPENLSDFTKQDSIVLNIQRACEASIDLAMHVVSEKKLGVPKASREAFQFLEEAKIIDSSLAKTLMNMVGFRNIAVHDYQALKPDILQAILDKHINDFKAFTKVILQLEN
- a CDS encoding nucleotide excision repair endonuclease, whose amino-acid sequence is MINITIPDPSVTITKRDDPEESGMYGFPDFHSIPRDKGGIFMFYNKNQDLLFVGKARKLRPRIKKHFEDTVSPIKNHRDEVTKIEAYVVEDPVHREIYETYLINELKSKYNIDKAFFR
- a CDS encoding ankyrin repeat domain-containing protein; amino-acid sequence: MNNLEDLVEAIINEPMLQEKTYTYFISGTENSFTSGYFTIVENEASYDGDIAVALFNKYVDTIQTLMRGQGILCIKADAGALVDHGVVKDINPELFDADLFELLNFQRYNLEPAEEERKEVLRESLKAEKIKQTLVFACYLNDIERIRELVPNAKKSQLDKVLKYSGTPLQFCSKHDNVEAFQLLAEEGANVGKRALAQTPLEIAFQYSSDIVNYIHSHFPDVYEKEVKKKGFGIALRCQDEALLEDILKMGCDLNQEGKPFPPLHSFADANNVVGIKFLLEHGAAIEGRNQYKQTVLHRAIQTQNAAAVEILLHYGADIHAEDHTGKTARKLAQTCENDDILSILQI
- a CDS encoding diguanylate cyclase domain-containing protein, whose product is MGVLFIFRAYNRNIESGDVLFRMGGDEFIIVFFGKNKEKVEATWMDIAREFHRFNLSGEKTYELSASHGIAYYEPGMLTTVEEILEVADRTMYEEKISMRG